Proteins encoded within one genomic window of Brassica rapa cultivar Chiifu-401-42 chromosome A09, CAAS_Brap_v3.01, whole genome shotgun sequence:
- the LOC103836749 gene encoding protein SINE1 isoform X2: protein MGLNLNPILRQELANLDKDTESRKTAMKALKSYVKDLDSKAIPSFLAQVSETKETNSLSGEYTISLYEILARVHGPNIVPQIDTIMSTIVKTLASSAGSFPLQQACSKVVPAIARYGIDPTDQEENKKRVIIHSLCKPLSDSLLCSQESLASGSALCLKALVDCDNWRFASDEMVNKVCQNVVVALDANSNQTHLHMGLVMALAKRNPLIVEAYARLLIHTGVRILGFGVKEGNSQKRLSAVQMINFLMKCLDPRSIYSEVELIVKEMERCQTDQMAYVRGAAYEAMVTSKRIAGELEGKMEKKGSCRSVTGSNFGGRKCSPRSHDDNESLSPESQTLGGSFSGGYDSPVESSPRSSCNFDGRSVNRKLWRSNGVVDISLKDGLFSGDTTVSDSPLVPYYHCDNGDNEFEGFVMGSLRNRRMQNTTPTSPQRQCCSRNMNAENFNIYSTPRKLISSLQYPDDMGLDHSDIQSPMLSRQNTKLRKQSSPTPVKQAMETIASSSTVMLSEETTPQSHMIMSSKKKKNMRYAKLMFAISFFVVVLFTSVVMFSQDDDVVYYSVPT, encoded by the exons ATGGGTCTGAATCTCAATCCAATTCTCCGACAAGAGCTCGCAAACCTCGACAAAGACACAGAGAGCCGCAAAACCGCCATGAAAGCACTCAAATCCTACGTCAAAGACCTCGACTCAAAAGCCATCCCTAGCTTCTTAGCGCAAGTCTCCGAGACCAAAGAGACCAACTCTCTCTCCGGGGAATACACAATCTCCCTCTACGAGATCCTCGCTCGCGTCCACGGACCCAACATCGTCCCCCAGATCGACACCATCATGTCCACCATCGTCAAGACCTTAGCTTCCAGCGCCGGATCCTTCCCTCTTCAACAAGCTTGCTCCAAAGTGGTCCCCGCCATCGCTAGGTACGGTATCGACCCTACGGACcaagaagaaaacaagaaacGTGTGATTATACACTCTCTGTGTAAGCCTCTCTCTGACTCTCTCCTGTGTTCTCAAGAGAGCTTAGCTTCAGGATCCGCGCTTTGTCTCAAAGCTCTCGTGGATTGTGATAACTGGAGGTTTGCTTCTGACGAGATGGTGAATAAAGTTTGCCAAAACGTCGTCGTTGCGCTTGACGCGAACTCGAACCAGACGCATCTCCATATGGGTCTTGTCATGGCCCTTGCGAAGCGTAATCCTTTGATCGTCGAGGCTTACGCGAGGCTGTTGATTCACACGGGGGTAAGGATACTCGGGTTTGGTGTGAAGGAAGGGAACTCGCAGAAGAGGTTGTCTGCGGTGCAGATGATTAACTTTTTGATGAAGTGTTTGGATCCGAGGAGTATATACTCTGAGGTTGAGTTGATTGTTAAGGAGATGGAGAGGTGCCAGACGGATCAGATGGCGTACGTTAGAGGAGCTGCTTATGAAGCGATGGTGACTTCGAAGAGGATAGCTGGGGAGCTTGAGGGGAAGATGGAGAAGAAAGGTTCTTGTCGTTCTGTGACTGGTTCGAATTTTGGTGGAAGAAAGTGTTCTCCTCGTTCTCATGATGATAATGAGTCTTTGTCACCTGAGTCACAGACTCTTGGAGGGTCTTTTAGTGGTGGGTATGATTCTCCGGTTGAGTCTTCGCCGCGTAGCTCTTGTAACTTTGATGGGAGGAGTGTGAATAGGAAGCTTTGGAGGAGTAATGGTGTGGTTGATATCTCTTTGAAGGATGGTTTGTTCTCTGGAGACACCACGGTGTCTGATTCACCTCTTGTCCCTTATTATCATTGTGACAATGGAGATAATGAGTTTGAAGGTTTTGtaatgggaagtttgaggaacAGGAGGATGCAGAACACAACTCCTACTAGTCCACAG AGACAGTGTTGTTCAAGGAACATGAATGCTGAAAATTTCAACATCTATAGCACTCCGAGGAAGCTAATCAGTTCTCTTCAGTATCCTGATGATATGGGCTTGGATCATTCTGACATTCAGAGTCCAATGCTATCTCGCCAGAACACTAAACTCAGGAAGCAATCATCTCCAACACCTGTGAAGCAAGCGATGGAAACAATCGCATCATCATCAACTGTGATGCTTAGTGAAGAGACAACACCTCAATCACATATGATAATGAgtagtaagaagaagaagaacatgaGGTATGCCAAACTCATGTTTGCTATATCCTTTTTTGTGGTGGTGCTGTTTACAAGTGTGGTGATGTTCAGTCAAGATGATGATGTTGTTTACTACAGTGTTCCAACATGA
- the LOC103836749 gene encoding protein SINE1 isoform X1 — protein MQFLRAMGLNLNPILRQELANLDKDTESRKTAMKALKSYVKDLDSKAIPSFLAQVSETKETNSLSGEYTISLYEILARVHGPNIVPQIDTIMSTIVKTLASSAGSFPLQQACSKVVPAIARYGIDPTDQEENKKRVIIHSLCKPLSDSLLCSQESLASGSALCLKALVDCDNWRFASDEMVNKVCQNVVVALDANSNQTHLHMGLVMALAKRNPLIVEAYARLLIHTGVRILGFGVKEGNSQKRLSAVQMINFLMKCLDPRSIYSEVELIVKEMERCQTDQMAYVRGAAYEAMVTSKRIAGELEGKMEKKGSCRSVTGSNFGGRKCSPRSHDDNESLSPESQTLGGSFSGGYDSPVESSPRSSCNFDGRSVNRKLWRSNGVVDISLKDGLFSGDTTVSDSPLVPYYHCDNGDNEFEGFVMGSLRNRRMQNTTPTSPQRQCCSRNMNAENFNIYSTPRKLISSLQYPDDMGLDHSDIQSPMLSRQNTKLRKQSSPTPVKQAMETIASSSTVMLSEETTPQSHMIMSSKKKKNMRYAKLMFAISFFVVVLFTSVVMFSQDDDVVYYSVPT, from the exons ATGCAGTTTTTGAGAGCAATGGGTCTGAATCTCAATCCAATTCTCCGACAAGAGCTCGCAAACCTCGACAAAGACACAGAGAGCCGCAAAACCGCCATGAAAGCACTCAAATCCTACGTCAAAGACCTCGACTCAAAAGCCATCCCTAGCTTCTTAGCGCAAGTCTCCGAGACCAAAGAGACCAACTCTCTCTCCGGGGAATACACAATCTCCCTCTACGAGATCCTCGCTCGCGTCCACGGACCCAACATCGTCCCCCAGATCGACACCATCATGTCCACCATCGTCAAGACCTTAGCTTCCAGCGCCGGATCCTTCCCTCTTCAACAAGCTTGCTCCAAAGTGGTCCCCGCCATCGCTAGGTACGGTATCGACCCTACGGACcaagaagaaaacaagaaacGTGTGATTATACACTCTCTGTGTAAGCCTCTCTCTGACTCTCTCCTGTGTTCTCAAGAGAGCTTAGCTTCAGGATCCGCGCTTTGTCTCAAAGCTCTCGTGGATTGTGATAACTGGAGGTTTGCTTCTGACGAGATGGTGAATAAAGTTTGCCAAAACGTCGTCGTTGCGCTTGACGCGAACTCGAACCAGACGCATCTCCATATGGGTCTTGTCATGGCCCTTGCGAAGCGTAATCCTTTGATCGTCGAGGCTTACGCGAGGCTGTTGATTCACACGGGGGTAAGGATACTCGGGTTTGGTGTGAAGGAAGGGAACTCGCAGAAGAGGTTGTCTGCGGTGCAGATGATTAACTTTTTGATGAAGTGTTTGGATCCGAGGAGTATATACTCTGAGGTTGAGTTGATTGTTAAGGAGATGGAGAGGTGCCAGACGGATCAGATGGCGTACGTTAGAGGAGCTGCTTATGAAGCGATGGTGACTTCGAAGAGGATAGCTGGGGAGCTTGAGGGGAAGATGGAGAAGAAAGGTTCTTGTCGTTCTGTGACTGGTTCGAATTTTGGTGGAAGAAAGTGTTCTCCTCGTTCTCATGATGATAATGAGTCTTTGTCACCTGAGTCACAGACTCTTGGAGGGTCTTTTAGTGGTGGGTATGATTCTCCGGTTGAGTCTTCGCCGCGTAGCTCTTGTAACTTTGATGGGAGGAGTGTGAATAGGAAGCTTTGGAGGAGTAATGGTGTGGTTGATATCTCTTTGAAGGATGGTTTGTTCTCTGGAGACACCACGGTGTCTGATTCACCTCTTGTCCCTTATTATCATTGTGACAATGGAGATAATGAGTTTGAAGGTTTTGtaatgggaagtttgaggaacAGGAGGATGCAGAACACAACTCCTACTAGTCCACAG AGACAGTGTTGTTCAAGGAACATGAATGCTGAAAATTTCAACATCTATAGCACTCCGAGGAAGCTAATCAGTTCTCTTCAGTATCCTGATGATATGGGCTTGGATCATTCTGACATTCAGAGTCCAATGCTATCTCGCCAGAACACTAAACTCAGGAAGCAATCATCTCCAACACCTGTGAAGCAAGCGATGGAAACAATCGCATCATCATCAACTGTGATGCTTAGTGAAGAGACAACACCTCAATCACATATGATAATGAgtagtaagaagaagaagaacatgaGGTATGCCAAACTCATGTTTGCTATATCCTTTTTTGTGGTGGTGCTGTTTACAAGTGTGGTGATGTTCAGTCAAGATGATGATGTTGTTTACTACAGTGTTCCAACATGA
- the LOC103836822 gene encoding uncharacterized protein LOC103836822 produces the protein MDVYNGEHTSFWYDSWSQLGCLKDVLGRGGNLAMGITENSHVADVLTGHRRRRHRLSILNEVEEEIEKVRNRRSVEDDIPLWKQNGNTFANKFSTKKTWQSMRQAQPVCAWNKGVWFPQSTPKFSFVVWVAIRNRLPTCDRMKLWNNAVDETCVLCTETAETCQHLFFGCRYSRKIWRELVEGIMGSEFTYEWNDVIDAISRQHQKTTEGFLLCYAFQALVHSIWRERNARRHGEQRRDERILYKFVDKTIRLKLLAVKSKGQRYLEEGLCRWFETRRPHP, from the coding sequence ATGGATGTTTATAATGGGGAGCATACATCTTTTTGGTATGATTCCTGGTCTCAACTTGGATGTTTGAAGGATGTATTGGGCAGAGGAGGGAATTTGGCTATGGGTATTACCGAGAATTCACATGTTGCTGATGTTTTAACGGGACATCGTAGACGAAGGCACAGACTGAGTATTCTAAATGAGGTGGAAGAAGAAATTGAGAAGGTTCGAAATAGGAGAAGTGTTGAAGACGATATCCCTCTCTGGAAGCAGAATGGGAATACTTTCGCAAACAAGTTCTCAACGAAAAAGACTTGGCAGTCTATGCGTCAAGCTCAGCCGGTTTGTGCCTGGAATAAAGGGGTATGGTTTCCTCAATCTACTCCTAAATTCTCCTTTGTTGTTTGGGTGGCTATAAGAAACAGACTGCCAACATGTGATAGAATGAAGCTCTGGAACAACGCAGTTGATGAGACTTGCGTTCTATGTACTGAGACTGCAGAGACTTGTCAACATCTATTTTTTGGGTGTAGATATTCTAGGAAAATCTGGAGGGAGTTAGTAGAAGGAATTATGGGAAGTGAGTTTACTTATGAATGGAATGATGTTATTGATGCTATTTCAAGACAACATCAAAAGACTACAGAGGGGTTTTTGCTTTGCTATGCTTTTCAAGCTCTGGTTCACAGTATCTGGCGGGAGAGAAATGCTCGTCGCCATGGGGAGCAGAGAAGGGATGAGAGGATACTTTATAAGTTTGTGGATAAGACAATAAGATTGAAGTTGCTTGCTGTGAAGAGTAAAGGACAGAGATATTTGGAGGAAGGCTTATGTCGATGGTTTGAGACAAGGAGGCCTCATCCATAG
- the LOC103836752 gene encoding protein SENESCENCE-ASSOCIATED GENE 21, mitochondrial translates to MARSLSSVKFVSAFVSQQLSNAIFRRGFAATTAQPSGVKGGAVVSAVMKKGMEESNQKIAAWIPDPKTGYYRPETGSNEIDPAELRAALLNKKQ, encoded by the exons ATGGCTCGTTCTCTCTCTAGCGTTAAGTTCGTATCCGCTTTCGTCTCTCAACAACTCTCCAATGCAATCTTCCG ACGTGGTTTTGCTGCCACGACGGCGCAACCGAGTGGTGTAAAAGGTGGAGCCGTTGTTTCGGCAGTGATGAAGAAGGGAATGGAAGAATCGAACCAGAAGATTGCTGCTTGGATTCCAGACCCCAAAACCGGCTATTACAGACCGGAAACCGGTTCCAACGAGATTGATCCAGCTGAGCTACGAGCAGCTCTCTTGAACAAAAAGCAGTGA
- the LOC103836750 gene encoding uncharacterized protein C57A7.06 has protein sequence MGSLKRKSSWSSKTLAKSKKRKGPHLPNSILKIIATQKRPLNSDDNEIDSDVDLYEYEEGIPEEESRKNNRYGRLDNYEFKLPDDFEDEDVESEDDEDGLNSEYDGDDDRHTRMLQVLTGMPSAAFNSENKSKPLLFTEPYPEGEFNPTRDVLSGKNILTEEDFLAPLEEYHKTSKQISRMRKDTYKSLVHPPLPKPDRERLERKAARGLVDEEFSKWVHLVKRNREAPTVYFNQEVVNLGKSTVGAIASEFQPRTEFEMRMASVLNDNEVSEAHREDGARLLELNQVSMEDHIKDYNHIAKMRSLLFNHERKSKQIKKIKSKLYHRLKNKDLRNSVLGALMDPEMAKEEAMKQEARRVEERMTFKHKNRGKWAKRMVRRGLNVKYNGTGEAITEQLQINAELSRKINSLRDGSSSDEEELSDGSDQDTPYKLLAKAKEKTLRALEDDEVCNSGLMSLPFMVRAMKKKNEEANEEAKRAVEEYEEWENSGGAVKPKKTISVSGRRVFGAIEAPKESKKDSDNFYDNNSDSDIDDNDLEGVRDTASPARRNTGTTTETEVTRDEGGEDSESEAEQMVDGIFEVPSQAELINRAFAGDDVVGEFEKEKQEVLNQEVPEPEKPVLLPGWGQPWPTNKRGYHQIKTTRKEEDAQRKREEALKTRKDFRLKHVIISEKVDKKAEKLHTTTPPFPFTSKEVFEHSMRMPIGPEFNPSTVVGDLNRPEVVKKTGVIIKPVKFEEVNPNEEVDDEHPRNHQKPRLNKKTSRRQSKVK, from the exons ATGGGATCACTAAAAAGGAAATCATCATGGAGCTCGAAAACCCTAGCTAAGTCAAAGAAGAGGAAAGGTCCTCACTTGCCCAACTCAATACTCAAGATCATCGCCACCCAGAAACGTCCCTTGAACTCCGATGACAATGAGATCGATTCCGACGTCGATTTGTACGAGTACGAAGAAGGCATCCCTGAAGAGGAATCCAGAAAAAACAACCGCTACGGCCGTCTCGATAACTACGAATTCAAACTTCCTGATGATTTTGAG GATGAAGACGTGGAGTCAGAGGATGATGAAGATGGTCTGAACAGTGAgtatgatggtgatgatgatagacacacacggatgttgCAAGTACTCACTGGGATGCCTAGTGCAGCTTTTAATA gtgagAATAAGAGCAAACCTCTGCTCTTCACTGAACCTTATCCAGAAGGTGAATTCAATCCCACACGTGACGTTCTCTCGGGTAAAAACATCCTCACCGAGGAAGACTTCTTGGCGCCTCTTGAAGAGTATCACAAAACAAGCAAACAAATCTCCCGGATGAGGAAAGATACTTACAAGTCCCTTGTTCACCCTCCTCTGCCGAAGCCAGACCGTGAAAGACTGGAACGTAAAGCGGCGAGAGGACTAGTTGATGAGGAGTTTAGCAAGTGGGTGCATCTGGTGAAAAGGAACAGGGAGGCCCCGACTGTTTACTTTAACCAAGAAGTCGTCAATCTTGGAAAGTCTACGGTCGGCGCAATAGCATCGGAGTTTCAACCGAGGACTGAGTTTGAGATGAGGATGGCTTCTGTGCTTAATGATAATGAGGTCTCGGAGGCTCATAGAGAAGATGGTGCTCGGCTTCTTGAATTGAACCAG GTTTCTATGGAAGACCACATAAAGGACTATAACCACATTGCCAAGATGCGGAGCCTTCTCTTTAACCATGAGCGAAAGAGTAAACAGATCAAGAAGATTAAGTCCAAACTTTATCACCGCCTCAAAAACAAAGACCTGAGGAACTCGGTGCTGGGAGCATTAATGGACCCAGAGATGGCTAAAGAAGAGGCTATGAAGCAGGAGGCTAGACGTGTAGAGGAACGTATGACGTTTAAGCACAAGAACAGAGGAAAATGGGCCAAACGAATGGTAAGACGTGGACTGAATGTGAAATACAATGGAACTGGGGAAGCTATCACTGAGCAACTTCAGATAAATGCTGAGTTGTCCAGAAAGATAAACTCCTTGAGAGATGGAAGTAGCAGTGATGAAGAAGAGTTGAGTGATGGTTCGGATCAGGACACTCCTTATAAATTGTTAGCAAAAGCAAAGGAGAAGACGCTGAGAGCTTTGGAAGATGATGAAGTGTGCAACTCTGGTCTTATGTCATTACCTTTCATG GTCCGTgctatgaaaaagaaaaatgaggAAGCTAATGAAGAAGCTAAGCGTGCAGTAGAGGAGTATGAAGAGTGGGAGAATTCTGGTGGAGCAGTAAAgcctaaaaaaacaattagtgTTAGTGGTAGAAGAGTGTTTGGTGCAATCGAAGCTCCAAAAGAGTCTAAAAAGGATTCAGATAACTTCTATGACAACAACAGTGATAGTGATATAGACGATAATGACTTAGAGGGTGTAAGAGATACTGCATCACCTGCTAGAAGAAACACTGGAACCACTACAGAAACTGAGGTAACGAGAGATGAAGGAGGTGAAGATTCAGAGAGTGAAGCAGAGCAAATGGTGGACGGGATCTTTGAAGTTCCTAGTCAAGCAGAGCTTATAAACCGTGCTTTTGCTGGTGATGATGTGGTAGGTGAGTTTGAGAAGGAGAAGCAAGAGGTTCTAAACCAGGAAGTTCCTGAACCGGAAAAGCCGGTTCTGCTTCCTGGTTGGGGACAACCATGGCCTACCAATAAGAGAGGTTATCATCAGATCAAAACAACAAGGAAAGAAGAAGATGctcagagaaagagagaggaagCTCTCAAAACAAGGAAAGACTTTCGTCTTAAACATGTTATCATATCAGAGAAAGTCGATAAAAAG GCTGAGAAACTTCATACTACGACTCCACCTTTCCCTTTTACATCAAAGGAAGTTTTCGAACATAGTATGCGTATGCCTATAGGACCCGAGTTTAATCCCTCTACTGTTGTTGGAGATCTAAACCGTCCAGAG GTTGTGAAGAAGACTGGAGTCATAATCAAACCGGTGAAGTTTGAAGAAGTAAATCCAAATGAGGAAGTAGATGATGAACACCCTCGAAACCATCAGAAACCAAGACTCAATAAGAAAACTAGTAGACGCCAAAGCAAAGTCAAGTAA